From the Phyllostomus discolor isolate MPI-MPIP mPhyDis1 chromosome 7, mPhyDis1.pri.v3, whole genome shotgun sequence genome, one window contains:
- the CHDH gene encoding choline dehydrogenase, mitochondrial, with protein sequence MARSMWCVLRGWRQGHLSPWGAHGQQWLPGIRALASVASRSGAEYSHVVVGAGSAGCVLANRLTEDPDKHVLLLEAGPKDMYAGSKRLSWKIHMPAALVANLCDDRYNWYYHTEPQAGLDGRVLYWPRGRVWGGSSSLNAMVYIRGHAEDYNRWHRQGATDWDYAHCLPYFRKAQCHELGANRYRGGEGPLHVSRGKTNHLLHQAFLEAAQQAGYPLTEDMNGFQQEGFGWMDMTIHKGQRWSTACAYLHPALSRPNLTAKTQTLVNRVLFEGTRAVGVEYVKNGQSHKAYASEEVILSGGAINSPQLLMLSGVGNADDLKKLGIPLVCHLPGVGQNLQDHLEIYIQQACTHPITLHTAQKPLRKVRIGLEWLWKFTGDGATAHLETGGFIRSQPGVPHPDIQFHFLPSQVIDHGRVPTQQEAYQVHVGTMRGTSVGWLKLRSANPQDHPMLQPNYLSTETDINDFRRCVKLTREIFAQEALAPFRGKELQPGSHVQSDKEIDAFVRAKADSAYHPSCTCKMGQPSDPAAVVDPQTRVIGVENLRVVDASIMPSVVSGNLNAPTIMIAEKAADIIRGQPALWDKDVPVYKPGTLATQR encoded by the exons ATGGCTAGAAGCATGTGGTGTGTCCTGCGAGGCTGGAGACAAGGACACCTGAGCCCCTGGGGAGCCCATGGGCAGCAGTGGCTCCCAGGAATCcgtgctctggccagtgtggcctcCAGGAGCGGGGCCGAATACAGTCACGTGGTGGTGGGTGCAGGCTCCGCGGGCTGTGTGTTGGCAAATCGGCTCACTGAAGACCCTGATAAGCATGTGCTGCTGCTGGAGGCTGGGCCCAAGGACATGTATGCAGGGAGCAAGCGGCTCTCATGGAAGATCCACATGCCTGCGGCCCTCGTAGCCAACCTGTGTGATGACAGGTACAACTGGTACTACCACACTGAGCCCCAGGCAGGTCTGGACGGCCGTGTGCTATACTGGCCACGAGGCCGGGTGTGGGGAGGCTCCTCATCCCTCAACGCCATGGTCTACATCCGCGGGCACGCCGAGGACTACAACCGCTGGCACCGACAGGGTGCCACGGACTGGGACTATGCACACTGCCTGCCCTACTTCCGCAAGGCGCAGTGCCATGAGCTGGGTGCCAACAGGTACCGTGGCGGCGAAGGCCCGCTGCATGTGTCTCGGGGCAAGACCAACCACCTGCTGCACCAGGCATTCTTGGAGGCGGCACAGCAGGCCGGCTACCCCCTCACCGAGGACATGAATGGATTCCAGCAAGAAGGCTTCGGCTGGATGGACATGACCATCCACAAAG GCCAGCGCTGGAGCACAGCCTGCGCATACCTGCACCCGGCACTGAGCCGCCCCAATCTCACAGCCAAGACCCAGACGCTTGTGAACAGGGTGCTGTTCGAGGGCACCCGCGCGGTGGGTGTGGAGTATGTCAAGAATGGCCAGAGCCACAAG GCTTATGCCAGCGAGGAGGTGATTCTGAGTGGAGGTGCCATCAACTCACCGCAGCTGCTCATGCTCTCAGGCGTCGGCAATGCCGATGACCTCAAGAAACTGGGCATCCCCTTGGTGTGCCACCTTCCGG GAGTTGGCCAGAACCTGCAAGACCACCTGGAGATATACATCCAGCAGGCCTGCACCCATCCCATCACCCTCCACACAGCACAGAAGCCCTTGAGGAAGGTCCGGATTGGTCTGGAGTGGCTCTGGAAGTTCACAG GGGATGGAGCCACAGCCCATCTGGAAACAGGTGGGTTCATCCGGAGCCAGCCTGGGGTACCCCACCCAGACATCCAGTTCCACTTCCTGCCATCTCAAGTGATCGACCACGGGCGTGTCCCCACCCAGCAGGAGGCTTACCAG GTGCATGTGGGGACCATGCGGGGCACGAGTGTGGGCTGGCTCAAACTGAGAAGTGCCAACCCCCAGGACCACCCCATGCTGCAGCCCAACTACTTGTCCACAG AAACCGATATTAATGACTTCCGTAGATGTGTGAAGCTGACCAGAGAAATTTTTGCACAGGAAGCCCTGGCACCGTTCCGGGGGAAAGAACTCCAGCCAGGAAGCCACGTGCAGTCAGATAAAGAGATAGATGCCTTTGTGCGGGCGAAGGCTGACAGCGCTTACCACCCCTCGTGTACCTGTAAGATGGGCCAGCCCTCCGATCCCGCTGCCGTGGTGGATCCACAGACCAGGGTGATTGGGGTGGAAAACCTCAGGGTGGTCGATGCCTCCATCATGCCAAGCGTGGTCAGTGGCAACCTGAATGCCCCCACAATCATGATCGCAGAGAAAGCAGCCGACATCATTAGGGGACAGCCTGCACTCTGGGACAAGGATGTCCCTGTGTATAAACCCGGGACCCTGGCCACCCAGCGTTGA